Proteins co-encoded in one Natronorubrum daqingense genomic window:
- a CDS encoding CBS domain-containing protein, with amino-acid sequence MDDIFVARVMSSSLTTVSPETLVEDAAQEMLANEIGSVIVVDDDGGLEGILTTTDFVRIVAERKPKDRTPVSTYMSQNVTTGRAQESIRDAADTMVEHGFHHLPIVDDDEGVIGILTTSDLASYLSHAQTPSPE; translated from the coding sequence ATGGACGATATTTTCGTCGCTCGCGTCATGTCGTCGTCGCTGACGACGGTTTCGCCGGAGACGCTGGTCGAAGATGCCGCACAGGAGATGCTCGCGAACGAGATCGGTTCGGTCATCGTCGTCGACGACGACGGTGGACTCGAGGGTATCTTGACGACGACCGACTTCGTGCGGATCGTCGCCGAACGCAAGCCGAAGGACCGGACGCCGGTGTCGACGTACATGAGCCAGAACGTCACGACGGGGCGCGCACAGGAGAGTATTCGCGACGCCGCCGACACGATGGTCGAACACGGCTTCCATCACCTCCCGATCGTGGACGACGACGAGGGCGTCATCGGCATTCTGACGACGTCCGATCTGGCTTCGTACCTCTCTCACGCGCAGACGCCGAGTCCCGAGTAA
- a CDS encoding PD-(D/E)XK nuclease family protein, whose amino-acid sequence MSDSPDTPTPTQTGSTASIERLHVDGLTTSVRCPRKYELAHEHDLESTSDETAAEDRVDLLGGALCAALRTGDTDPDRLLDAATTALEERWNDHDERFHSREQRRHVRRVLDATLEAYVDRIGVEHAKGIDRLTSETNGEVIGPTLPLSSRVSLPESEAGDASVTLESTVDYLTADGRSVVGVRFVPTLAPLGRLRYRPEWEGDIEAQFHDHFDPEADVFEPGFVGSLFETAAVVDGLRTRCQQLGLENRTCRYVQIPVADRSQTTVNWVQESVDASLEVHDLTDRYIDHHTYGMTHEHRNRAVDDRLAAAVARIVDRKFEPETRWESISSASCPECGYSVCCQEYLASEVRFDG is encoded by the coding sequence ATGAGTGACAGTCCCGATACGCCGACGCCGACGCAGACCGGGTCAACAGCCAGTATCGAGCGTCTCCACGTCGACGGACTCACGACCTCCGTTCGCTGTCCACGCAAGTACGAGTTAGCCCACGAACACGACCTCGAGTCGACCAGCGACGAGACGGCGGCTGAGGACCGAGTCGATCTCCTCGGAGGTGCGCTCTGTGCGGCGTTACGAACCGGAGACACCGATCCGGATCGACTCCTCGATGCTGCCACGACCGCGCTCGAGGAACGCTGGAACGACCACGACGAACGGTTTCACTCGCGCGAACAACGCCGCCACGTGCGCCGAGTACTCGACGCGACGCTCGAGGCGTACGTCGACCGGATCGGCGTCGAACACGCCAAAGGGATCGACCGACTCACGAGCGAGACGAACGGCGAGGTGATCGGACCGACCCTCCCGCTCTCGAGTCGCGTGTCGCTGCCCGAGTCGGAAGCAGGTGACGCGAGCGTGACGCTCGAGTCGACCGTCGACTACCTCACCGCGGACGGACGATCCGTCGTCGGCGTTCGGTTCGTGCCGACGCTCGCACCGCTGGGACGACTTCGGTACCGACCCGAGTGGGAGGGAGATATCGAAGCCCAGTTCCACGACCACTTCGATCCCGAAGCGGACGTCTTCGAACCGGGATTCGTCGGTTCGCTGTTCGAGACGGCTGCCGTCGTCGACGGACTCCGCACCCGCTGTCAGCAGTTAGGGCTCGAGAACCGAACGTGTCGGTACGTACAGATACCGGTCGCCGATCGCTCGCAGACGACGGTGAACTGGGTTCAAGAGTCGGTCGACGCGAGTCTCGAGGTACACGACCTGACCGATCGCTACATCGACCACCACACCTACGGGATGACGCACGAACACCGGAATCGAGCGGTCGACGACCGACTCGCGGCCGCCGTAGCGCGAATCGTCGACAGGAAATTCGAACCGGAAACGCGCTGGGAATCGATCTCGAGTGCGTCCTGTCCGGAGTGTGGCTATTCGGTCTGCTGTCAGGAGTATTTGGCCTCGGAGGTGCGATTCGATGGGTGA
- a CDS encoding UvrD-helicase domain-containing protein — translation MGENPHEPRGNQQGVIDSTAACTSVDAGAGTGKTTTMLMRLEQAIERGDVDPADVLVLTFANEAASSIRAAVSDRLDPETAAAIDINTYHSFCYGLVREYAYYLGYSPEFDVVTERTRRRIVGRLLAENEYDFATTMGRGEPSPDDVTAGVDRFIQSMSQEDITPDQLDDQLPAVRTLELCHEFVLWLEETAEERLSFDNEALRYFNRDEHLEGAESALVDYGKLITFCREKIAEAPAAFRGDEFVREIDHYLTLLQQSVTNTIDALSLEEPTTKQLPRALFGNEIWRGSTGRLEQSPFGRLKHYVEFVRLARHYTAVYADYHATLEDERTLDFDELVRTATTLVTDDGVADEITSQWTQVYCDEFQDTDRTQFRLITELTDGPDRPDLLAIGDKDQSIYGWRGTDREGLDRLATVYDDHESYELELNFRSKQEILALTNHCDYGQQGSKTLREADRATSSTPADEADLGSGPHTISECDRDRESPTGGERRGDESAVDRVVKVESDEIDRSTAEQVGTTVSRLLNGDADAVSQRSLEDIAVIVRTNRHAQAVAAELNTRQLPYEISGSAYGEVSPGLQTLLSYFRVLVDPAADAHLRRVLLYRYRVSEADLATLQRRDGTLYDAVMGLESDADAGDDADAGADTGLESSLERPKRVHNARTHLEELETLRDVYPLSGFVGRFREVTRLEWYCTSDERDELGRLERFIESYTADSVVQTVTPAFVDALERTLRSGSGDRTRGTHSADAIDVMTVHQAKGLEFDTVLVPYLSDEEWCVERDYARRARYQLLAATLDDDVDSPLRADLAAETVGEEWRVLHVALTRAENHLFVFGSTYDYDGEDEELGASTADACLADDLEWSVTGEQMTLWESLTKSFERVRESFPETVADRTDEIADSADRTPGTITYYSGYDDRTAEPLETRTAIETVHDLGRMLREGTLLPVADAVSATGDDVFGGTSDDNSESSTTEAGGTVAETSSASASRRVPSERRLSSLTGETVRFPVGTLANATDVPAALRHSYTSLATHETCPRKHYLDHVVHAIGDSSVRTLEDGTPLESHSEDDGTVSGDTAVPRLVGTVFHDVAEEAFYRNDATRDDWREVAIRQLTARGVLEHRERVLSCVDRYFDASAPAFDDPVHEWEPLAAEVPFTLADVPNVRGDVVGFIDSVRRTPEGDLVVLDYKATAERISPSEASQLALYVRACEQAFDEPVTAAGYVYVGPVDGPRVDLFAPEELPPWSSIHRTLEAADDPSFTETTTGEHCQYCPHRSLGCAPEEYIDDHLETELAESAGDD, via the coding sequence ATGGGTGAGAATCCTCACGAGCCGCGGGGCAATCAACAGGGCGTGATCGATAGTACGGCCGCCTGTACCTCCGTCGATGCCGGTGCAGGCACGGGGAAGACGACGACGATGCTCATGCGACTCGAGCAGGCGATCGAGCGAGGCGACGTCGACCCCGCGGACGTGCTGGTGTTGACGTTCGCGAACGAAGCCGCGAGTAGTATTCGCGCTGCGGTGAGCGATCGCCTCGACCCGGAGACGGCCGCCGCGATCGACATCAACACGTACCACTCGTTTTGTTACGGGCTGGTCCGCGAGTACGCCTACTACCTCGGCTACTCGCCCGAATTCGACGTCGTCACTGAACGGACGCGACGCCGGATCGTGGGTCGTTTGCTCGCCGAGAACGAGTACGACTTCGCGACGACGATGGGACGTGGTGAGCCGTCACCGGACGACGTCACCGCCGGCGTCGACCGGTTTATCCAATCGATGAGTCAGGAGGATATCACCCCGGACCAACTGGACGACCAGCTTCCCGCCGTCCGAACGCTCGAACTCTGCCACGAATTCGTGCTCTGGCTCGAGGAAACCGCCGAGGAGCGCCTCTCGTTCGACAACGAGGCGCTTCGGTACTTTAACCGAGACGAACACCTCGAGGGGGCAGAATCCGCGCTCGTCGACTACGGGAAGCTGATCACGTTCTGTCGCGAAAAGATCGCGGAAGCGCCCGCCGCGTTTCGCGGCGACGAATTCGTCCGCGAGATCGATCACTACCTCACGCTCCTCCAACAGAGCGTGACGAACACGATCGACGCGCTCTCACTCGAGGAGCCGACGACGAAACAGCTTCCTCGAGCGCTCTTCGGAAACGAAATCTGGCGCGGCTCGACGGGTCGACTCGAGCAGAGCCCCTTCGGAAGGCTAAAGCACTACGTCGAGTTCGTGCGTCTCGCGCGCCACTACACGGCCGTTTACGCCGATTACCACGCGACTCTCGAGGACGAACGGACGCTGGATTTCGACGAACTCGTGCGGACGGCGACGACGCTGGTTACCGACGACGGCGTTGCGGACGAGATTACGAGCCAGTGGACCCAGGTCTATTGCGACGAATTTCAGGACACAGACCGGACCCAGTTTCGACTCATCACCGAACTCACGGACGGCCCCGACCGGCCCGATTTGCTCGCGATCGGCGACAAGGACCAGTCGATCTACGGCTGGCGCGGTACGGACCGGGAAGGCCTCGACAGACTTGCGACGGTCTACGACGACCACGAATCCTACGAACTCGAGCTCAACTTCCGCTCGAAACAGGAAATTCTGGCCCTAACGAACCATTGCGACTACGGTCAACAGGGCTCGAAGACGCTTCGAGAGGCAGACAGAGCAACGTCGTCGACACCGGCAGACGAAGCTGACCTTGGCTCTGGCCCTCACACCATTTCCGAGTGCGACCGCGACCGCGAATCGCCGACCGGCGGCGAGCGCCGCGGCGACGAGTCAGCCGTCGACCGCGTCGTTAAAGTCGAGAGCGACGAGATCGACCGATCGACGGCCGAGCAGGTCGGGACGACGGTCTCGAGGCTGTTGAACGGCGACGCCGACGCCGTGTCACAGCGCTCGCTCGAAGATATCGCGGTAATCGTTCGGACGAATCGCCACGCACAGGCCGTCGCCGCGGAGTTGAACACCCGTCAACTCCCCTACGAAATATCCGGCTCGGCCTACGGGGAGGTGTCGCCGGGACTGCAAACGCTCCTGTCGTATTTCCGCGTGCTCGTCGATCCCGCCGCAGACGCGCACCTGCGTCGGGTGTTACTCTACCGGTATCGGGTGAGCGAAGCCGACCTCGCGACGTTACAGCGTCGAGACGGAACGCTGTACGACGCCGTGATGGGGCTCGAGTCGGATGCTGACGCCGGTGATGACGCAGACGCCGGTGCTGATACGGGCCTCGAGAGCAGCCTCGAACGACCTAAGCGAGTCCACAACGCACGGACCCACCTCGAGGAACTCGAGACGCTGCGGGACGTCTACCCACTCTCCGGGTTCGTCGGCCGATTTCGGGAGGTGACGCGACTCGAGTGGTACTGCACGAGCGACGAGCGCGACGAACTCGGTCGCCTCGAGCGCTTCATCGAGTCATACACCGCAGATTCGGTGGTCCAGACGGTGACGCCGGCGTTCGTCGACGCGCTCGAGCGTACGCTCCGGAGTGGCTCGGGCGATCGGACGCGGGGTACCCACTCTGCCGACGCCATCGACGTGATGACGGTCCATCAGGCGAAAGGCCTCGAGTTCGATACCGTGTTGGTGCCGTACCTCTCCGACGAGGAGTGGTGCGTCGAGCGCGATTACGCCCGACGGGCACGATACCAGCTACTAGCGGCCACCCTCGACGACGACGTCGACTCGCCGCTGCGTGCGGATCTCGCGGCCGAAACGGTCGGCGAGGAGTGGCGGGTCCTCCACGTCGCGCTCACTCGAGCGGAGAACCACCTCTTCGTTTTCGGTTCGACGTACGATTACGACGGCGAGGACGAGGAACTCGGCGCGTCGACGGCAGATGCGTGTTTGGCGGACGACCTCGAGTGGTCGGTCACCGGCGAGCAAATGACCCTCTGGGAATCCCTCACCAAGAGTTTCGAACGCGTTAGGGAGTCGTTTCCCGAAACAGTCGCCGACAGAACCGACGAAATCGCCGACTCTGCAGATCGAACGCCCGGAACGATCACCTACTACTCCGGCTACGACGACCGGACCGCCGAGCCACTCGAGACCCGGACGGCCATCGAGACGGTTCACGACCTCGGGCGGATGCTCCGGGAGGGCACGTTGTTGCCTGTAGCCGACGCAGTGAGCGCTACCGGTGACGACGTTTTCGGTGGCACAAGCGACGACAACAGTGAATCGAGTACAACTGAGGCTGGCGGAACTGTCGCTGAAACCTCGAGTGCGAGTGCGAGTCGACGAGTGCCGAGCGAACGGCGGCTTTCGTCGCTGACTGGTGAAACCGTTCGATTCCCCGTCGGCACGCTCGCGAACGCGACCGACGTCCCCGCCGCCTTGCGACACAGCTACACCTCGCTTGCGACCCACGAGACGTGTCCGCGAAAGCACTACCTCGATCACGTCGTTCACGCGATCGGCGATTCGTCCGTTCGGACACTCGAGGATGGGACACCTCTCGAGTCTCACTCTGAAGACGACGGGACCGTATCTGGCGATACCGCCGTCCCACGCCTCGTCGGGACGGTTTTCCACGACGTTGCAGAGGAGGCGTTCTATCGAAACGACGCCACTCGAGACGACTGGCGAGAAGTCGCGATCCGGCAACTGACGGCGAGGGGCGTCCTCGAGCATCGAGAGCGCGTCCTCAGTTGTGTGGATCGGTACTTCGACGCGAGTGCGCCCGCGTTCGACGACCCGGTTCACGAGTGGGAGCCACTCGCCGCGGAAGTGCCGTTTACCCTCGCTGACGTGCCGAACGTCCGCGGTGACGTCGTCGGATTCATCGACTCGGTGCGACGGACCCCGGAGGGCGACCTCGTCGTGCTCGACTACAAGGCGACAGCCGAACGAATTTCGCCGTCCGAGGCGTCCCAACTGGCGTTGTACGTCCGAGCGTGTGAGCAGGCGTTCGACGAGCCAGTGACGGCTGCTGGCTACGTTTACGTCGGTCCCGTCGACGGCCCACGCGTCGACCTCTTCGCACCCGAGGAACTCCCCCCGTGGTCCAGTATCCATCGGACGCTCGAGGCGGCTGATGACCCCTCGTTCACCGAAACGACGACCGGCGAGCACTGCCAGTACTGTCCACACCGGTCACTTGGCTGTGCTCCCGAGGAATACATCGATGACCATCTAGAGACGGAACTGGCCGAGTCTGCGGGAGACGACTGA
- a CDS encoding EamA family transporter, with protein sequence MEREYLALSVLAFVAYSLVAPLLKVAMETVPSTMAVFLSNTIMLGLLGGLLLYQGVSPRPYLSHPKTPHIVAWGVLLAIGLLAYYRALELGPVSIVVPIYGLFIAVSSIIGIVALEESLTVRNGLGIVFAVLAVVLMSL encoded by the coding sequence ATGGAACGAGAGTACCTCGCACTCTCGGTGCTCGCGTTCGTCGCGTACAGTCTGGTCGCGCCGCTGCTCAAGGTCGCGATGGAGACGGTTCCGAGTACGATGGCGGTCTTCCTTTCGAATACCATCATGCTCGGACTGCTCGGCGGGTTGTTGCTCTACCAGGGTGTCTCCCCTCGGCCGTATCTTTCCCACCCGAAAACGCCACACATCGTCGCCTGGGGTGTGCTTCTCGCGATCGGACTCCTGGCGTACTACCGCGCACTCGAGCTCGGTCCCGTCAGCATTGTCGTCCCGATTTACGGCCTGTTCATCGCGGTGAGCTCGATCATCGGGATCGTCGCACTCGAGGAGTCGCTGACGGTCAGAAACGGTCTCGGAATCGTGTTCGCCGTTCTCGCCGTCGTGCTCATGTCGCTGTGA
- a CDS encoding EamA family transporter, with protein MEYLLWVLIALLAYSFVAPLTSVVMQDVPATPGLFLSTLVFLAIASSVLVVTGGADPSLVVSLEAGYIYIAGAFLTAGILAYTAALETGPVSVVVPIFGMFIVGSSVLGILFLDESMSVTRAAGIGCAVLAIVLSAGES; from the coding sequence ATGGAGTATTTACTGTGGGTTCTGATAGCACTCCTCGCGTACTCGTTCGTCGCGCCGCTCACGAGCGTCGTGATGCAAGACGTGCCGGCGACGCCGGGATTGTTCCTCTCGACGCTCGTCTTTCTCGCGATTGCGAGCAGCGTACTGGTGGTGACTGGCGGTGCCGATCCATCGCTCGTGGTCTCGCTCGAGGCCGGTTACATCTACATCGCGGGCGCGTTTCTCACGGCGGGGATTTTGGCGTACACGGCCGCACTCGAGACTGGCCCGGTCAGCGTCGTCGTCCCGATCTTCGGTATGTTCATCGTCGGCAGTTCGGTGTTGGGAATCCTCTTTCTCGACGAGTCGATGTCGGTGACGCGCGCGGCCGGAATCGGCTGTGCGGTCCTCGCGATCGTCCTTAGTGCGGGTGAGAGCTAA
- a CDS encoding 8-oxo-dGTP diphosphatase, with product MTETTLCFPRRTRESASGSVEEVLLIEKRRGLGDGLYNGPGGKLETGETPRECAVRETREEVGLEIDPTDLEKAGELTFLLDGERHSVCHVFRTRSFSGEPTTTAEARPTWTRVDDVPYDQMWDDDHRWLPGVLEGETVVGDFHFEGGKPLDEAEFVEYDLEWNVSLDE from the coding sequence ATGACCGAGACGACGCTGTGTTTTCCGCGACGGACTCGCGAGAGCGCTAGTGGATCTGTCGAAGAAGTGCTCCTTATCGAAAAACGGCGAGGGCTCGGCGACGGCCTGTACAACGGACCCGGCGGTAAACTCGAGACCGGTGAAACGCCACGCGAGTGTGCCGTCCGAGAGACGCGAGAGGAGGTCGGCCTCGAAATCGATCCCACGGACCTCGAGAAGGCGGGGGAACTCACCTTTCTGCTCGACGGCGAGCGACACTCGGTCTGTCACGTCTTTCGAACGCGGTCGTTTTCGGGGGAACCGACGACGACCGCGGAGGCGAGGCCGACGTGGACCCGCGTCGACGATGTTCCCTACGATCAGATGTGGGACGACGACCACCGTTGGCTCCCGGGCGTCCTCGAGGGCGAGACTGTCGTCGGTGACTTCCACTTTGAAGGCGGAAAGCCGCTGGACGAAGCCGAATTCGTCGAGTATGATCTCGAGTGGAACGTTTCGTTAGACGAGTGA
- a CDS encoding polymer-forming cytoskeletal protein, whose protein sequence is MTDLTRRRTIAAAAVGTVGAIAGCVDDLANGDDDTDDAGSGDDDADNGNGNGGDEEVIDEDIDEISADGDVEVQADIDVDGPIDADGDVYLEEDADVDGDVEAVGAVTTEPDVDIDGGIDAGSDVDLGEDTDVDGDITAGGSVTTDADVDIDGDVDADGDVELGPDNDVDGDVSGETVEQGDGTDVQGDVEEADE, encoded by the coding sequence ATGACTGATCTTACCCGCCGACGAACGATTGCTGCAGCGGCAGTTGGAACTGTTGGCGCAATCGCCGGCTGTGTCGACGATCTCGCGAACGGAGACGACGACACTGACGACGCCGGTAGCGGTGACGACGACGCCGATAACGGCAACGGAAACGGAGGGGACGAGGAAGTCATCGACGAGGATATCGACGAAATCTCAGCAGACGGCGACGTCGAAGTGCAGGCCGATATCGACGTCGACGGTCCGATCGACGCCGACGGCGACGTGTACCTCGAGGAAGATGCAGACGTAGACGGAGACGTCGAAGCAGTCGGTGCTGTGACGACCGAACCCGATGTCGATATCGACGGCGGTATCGATGCCGGTAGCGACGTCGACCTCGGTGAAGACACCGATGTCGATGGCGATATCACCGCAGGCGGGTCTGTGACGACTGATGCTGACGTCGATATCGATGGTGATGTCGACGCAGATGGCGACGTCGAACTCGGCCCCGACAACGACGTCGACGGCGACGTCAGCGGTGAAACGGTCGAACAAGGCGACGGCACCGACGTTCAAGGTGACGTCGAGGAAGCAGACGAATAA
- a CDS encoding quinone oxidoreductase family protein gives MKAIQVSEYGDSDQLEVIDADVPEPGAGEVRIEVEAAGINFADIMQRRGVYPGGPDEGYVPGMEAAGTIDATGDGVDLEEGDRVVAMLNTGGYAEYATANAQMLFPIPEEMSFAEAAGFPVQFLTAHSCLFEWGDLEEGESVLIQAAAGGVGTAAVQLASNAGAEVFGTASTQEKLDLAAELGCDHPINYTETDFRETVDEETDGAGVDLVLESVGDDVFERSLDAMTHFGRMVTYGVASGVPGEIENRRLLFENKTIKGFHLGQASVHDPSTVMKAVPELTQGLTDGDLEVVLGESFALEDAATAHQYIEDRKSAGKVVLTS, from the coding sequence ATGAAGGCCATTCAGGTGTCCGAATACGGAGACAGCGACCAACTCGAGGTAATCGACGCCGACGTCCCCGAACCAGGCGCGGGTGAGGTCCGCATCGAAGTCGAAGCGGCGGGGATCAACTTCGCCGACATCATGCAGCGCCGCGGGGTCTACCCGGGCGGACCCGACGAGGGCTACGTGCCCGGAATGGAGGCCGCAGGCACGATCGACGCCACTGGCGACGGAGTCGACCTCGAGGAGGGTGACCGCGTCGTCGCGATGCTCAACACCGGTGGCTACGCCGAGTACGCGACGGCGAACGCACAGATGCTGTTCCCGATTCCCGAGGAGATGAGTTTCGCGGAAGCTGCTGGTTTTCCCGTTCAGTTTCTGACCGCCCACAGCTGTTTGTTCGAGTGGGGCGACCTCGAGGAGGGCGAGTCGGTGTTGATTCAAGCTGCGGCGGGCGGCGTCGGCACGGCGGCGGTGCAACTCGCGTCTAATGCAGGTGCGGAGGTGTTCGGAACGGCGAGTACGCAGGAGAAACTCGACCTCGCAGCCGAGTTGGGCTGCGATCACCCGATCAATTACACCGAGACCGACTTCCGCGAGACCGTCGACGAGGAAACCGACGGAGCAGGCGTCGATCTCGTCCTCGAGAGCGTCGGCGACGACGTCTTCGAGCGCAGCCTCGATGCAATGACGCACTTCGGCCGGATGGTCACCTACGGCGTCGCCAGTGGTGTCCCCGGCGAAATCGAAAATCGTAGACTGCTCTTCGAGAACAAGACCATCAAGGGCTTTCACCTCGGTCAGGCATCGGTTCACGATCCCAGTACGGTTATGAAGGCCGTTCCGGAACTCACGCAGGGGCTGACCGACGGCGACCTCGAGGTCGTCCTCGGCGAATCGTTCGCACTCGAGGATGCAGCGACTGCTCACCAGTATATCGAAGACCGCAAAAGCGCCGGAAAGGTCGTTCTTACGTCCTGA
- the proS gene encoding proline--tRNA ligase: MSDESQELGITESKSHKPGEWYAEVVKKADLADYAPMGGFIVTKPRGYALWEAIQDALDGWFKETGVDNVYFPMFIPESFLEREKDIVEGFDPEVAWVTQGGHDELEERLAVRPTSESIIAPFMADWTRSHRDLPMRINQWCSVVRWEATETKPFFRTKEFMWQEGHTAHASNEGAWEEVWTRLSQYERVYEDVLAIPVLRGKKPEHDKFPGADTTTTVEALMPDGKSVQGATSHNLGQSFAEAFDITFSGEDEEDRTAYTTSWGLSWRALGALIMTHSDDQGLVLPPTVAPTQVAIVPIWQEDTKDDVLEYSAGIAEELEEAGFRVELDDRDERNPGFKFNEHELNGVPLRLEIGPYEVEDDEVTLVHRPDNEEAVEDRAEIVDAVDTHLDDVFDKLYDEAEANLEENVREAYSPEEILGTIGKHGGYVKTSWCGDEACEEAIKEKIAAEIVMQPLEDEGGETAGEVPEPDREECGVCGDPADQIAYFAKSY; the protein is encoded by the coding sequence ATGAGCGACGAGAGCCAGGAACTCGGGATCACCGAGTCGAAATCGCACAAACCGGGCGAGTGGTACGCCGAAGTCGTCAAGAAGGCGGACCTCGCCGACTACGCGCCGATGGGCGGCTTCATCGTCACGAAGCCCCGCGGCTACGCCCTCTGGGAGGCTATTCAGGACGCCCTCGACGGCTGGTTCAAAGAGACCGGCGTCGACAACGTCTACTTCCCAATGTTCATCCCCGAAAGCTTTCTCGAGCGCGAGAAAGATATCGTCGAAGGATTCGACCCCGAAGTCGCGTGGGTGACCCAGGGCGGCCACGACGAACTCGAGGAGCGCCTCGCCGTCCGCCCGACGAGCGAGTCGATTATCGCGCCGTTCATGGCCGACTGGACGCGCAGTCACCGCGACCTGCCGATGCGAATCAACCAGTGGTGTTCGGTGGTTCGCTGGGAAGCGACGGAGACGAAGCCGTTCTTCCGGACGAAGGAGTTCATGTGGCAGGAAGGTCACACCGCCCACGCGAGCAACGAGGGCGCGTGGGAGGAAGTCTGGACCCGGCTCTCGCAGTATGAACGCGTCTACGAGGACGTGCTGGCGATTCCGGTGTTGCGCGGGAAGAAGCCCGAACACGACAAGTTCCCCGGCGCGGATACGACGACGACCGTCGAGGCGCTCATGCCCGACGGCAAGTCCGTTCAGGGTGCGACGAGTCACAACCTCGGGCAGAGCTTCGCCGAGGCGTTCGACATCACGTTCTCGGGCGAAGACGAGGAAGACCGTACCGCCTACACCACGTCGTGGGGGCTCTCCTGGCGAGCACTCGGCGCGCTCATCATGACGCACTCCGACGACCAGGGACTCGTCCTGCCGCCGACGGTCGCCCCGACACAGGTCGCCATCGTCCCGATTTGGCAAGAGGACACGAAAGACGACGTCCTCGAGTACTCCGCAGGAATCGCCGAGGAACTCGAGGAGGCCGGCTTCCGCGTCGAACTCGACGACCGCGACGAGCGAAACCCCGGCTTCAAGTTCAACGAACACGAACTCAACGGAGTTCCTCTGCGACTGGAAATCGGACCCTACGAGGTCGAGGACGACGAGGTGACGCTGGTTCATCGACCGGACAACGAAGAGGCCGTCGAGGACCGCGCAGAAATCGTCGACGCCGTCGACACACACCTCGACGACGTCTTCGACAAGTTGTACGACGAGGCGGAAGCGAACCTCGAGGAGAACGTCCGCGAAGCCTACTCACCGGAGGAAATCCTCGGCACGATTGGTAAACACGGTGGTTACGTGAAGACGTCGTGGTGTGGCGACGAGGCGTGTGAGGAAGCGATCAAGGAGAAAATCGCAGCCGAAATCGTGATGCAACCGCTCGAGGACGAAGGTGGGGAGACGGCGGGCGAGGTCCCCGAACCGGACCGCGAGGAGTGTGGCGTCTGCGGGGACCCCGCAGATCAGATCGCGTACTTCGCCAAATCCTACTGA